A stretch of the Mycobacterium sp. ITM-2016-00317 genome encodes the following:
- a CDS encoding Trm112 family protein, with product MALDDTLKAILVCPQDRGPLVFTADALYNPRLRRKYRIDDGIPVLLVDEAVTVDDDEHQRLMSAAEQA from the coding sequence ATGGCTCTCGACGACACGCTCAAGGCGATCCTGGTCTGCCCGCAGGACCGCGGACCGCTGGTCTTCACCGCCGACGCGCTGTACAACCCCCGGTTGCGGCGCAAGTACCGCATCGACGACGGAATCCCGGTGCTGCTCGTCGACGAGGCCGTGACGGTCGACGACGACGAGCATCAGCGCTTGATGTCGGCCGCCGAACAGGCGTAG
- a CDS encoding DNA-3-methyladenine glycosylase produces MPRADLDVDPLTAARLLLGSRLTGRGVTATIVEVEAYGGPADGPWPDPAAHSFRGPGLRNSVMFGPPGRLYTYRSHGIHVCANVVCAADGVAAAVLLRAAEIDTGHDRAWARRGTSVREVALARGPGNLCSALGITMDDNGIDLFDPHAPVRLELSELRVGQTGPRVGVSKAADRPWRMWLPDHPEVSAYRRSPRAPVPGGSD; encoded by the coding sequence GTGCCCCGAGCTGATCTGGACGTCGATCCCCTCACCGCCGCGCGGTTGCTGCTGGGTTCACGGCTCACCGGCCGTGGTGTCACCGCGACGATCGTCGAGGTGGAGGCGTACGGCGGACCCGCCGACGGGCCCTGGCCGGATCCCGCGGCGCACTCGTTCCGCGGGCCCGGACTGCGTAACTCGGTGATGTTCGGCCCGCCCGGCCGGCTCTACACCTACCGCAGCCACGGCATCCACGTCTGTGCGAACGTCGTGTGCGCCGCCGACGGCGTCGCCGCCGCGGTGCTGCTGCGTGCGGCGGAGATCGACACCGGTCACGACCGGGCCTGGGCGCGTCGCGGCACGTCGGTGCGTGAGGTCGCACTCGCGCGGGGGCCCGGCAACCTGTGTTCGGCCCTCGGGATCACCATGGACGACAACGGGATCGACCTGTTCGATCCGCACGCCCCGGTCCGGCTGGAGCTGAGTGAGCTGCGGGTCGGCCAGACCGGACCGCGGGTCGGGGTGAGCAAGGCGGCCGATCGGCCGTGGCGGATGTGGCTCCCGGACCACCCCGAGGTGTCGGCGTACCGGCGCAGTCCGCGGGCACCGGTGCCGGGCGGAAGCGACTAG
- a CDS encoding tetratricopeptide repeat protein has product MPQDNQGGRGDRRPGRNGNGNANGNRQPRRDARSAPRASGPNRARPSQPRPANDDSRPEGPPIPKEIEAKQLAPEIRGELTTLDRSTADTVARHLVAAGELLDEDPEAALAHARAARARSGRIAAVREAVGIAAYQCGDWAQALAELRAARRMGSRSPLLALIADCERGVGRPERAIELARSPEATALTGDDADELRIVVAGARSDLGQPEQALAVLSTPSLDPSRTGQTAARLFYAYAETLLVLGRKDEALQWFLHAARADIEGVTDAEERVTELS; this is encoded by the coding sequence GTGCCCCAAGACAATCAGGGTGGCCGCGGCGACCGTCGACCCGGCCGCAACGGCAACGGCAACGCCAACGGCAACCGGCAGCCGCGCCGTGACGCGCGATCGGCGCCGCGCGCGTCGGGTCCGAACCGGGCCCGTCCCAGTCAGCCAAGGCCGGCGAACGACGACTCGCGGCCGGAAGGTCCGCCGATCCCGAAAGAGATCGAGGCCAAACAGCTCGCGCCCGAGATCCGTGGAGAACTCACCACCCTCGACCGCAGCACCGCCGACACGGTGGCCCGGCACCTGGTGGCGGCCGGCGAGCTTCTCGACGAGGACCCCGAAGCCGCGCTGGCCCACGCCCGCGCCGCCCGGGCCCGTTCGGGCCGGATCGCCGCAGTGCGTGAGGCCGTCGGCATCGCCGCCTACCAGTGCGGCGACTGGGCGCAGGCGCTCGCTGAGTTGCGTGCCGCACGCCGAATGGGAAGCCGCTCACCGTTGTTGGCGTTGATCGCCGATTGCGAACGAGGTGTCGGGCGTCCCGAGCGGGCCATCGAACTCGCCCGCAGCCCCGAGGCCACAGCGCTCACCGGAGACGACGCGGACGAGCTTCGCATCGTCGTGGCCGGTGCACGGTCGGACCTGGGTCAGCCCGAGCAGGCGCTGGCGGTGCTGTCCACCCCGTCGCTCGACCCGAGTCGCACCGGGCAGACCGCGGCGCGGCTGTTCTACGCCTACGCCGAGACGCTGCTCGTCCTCGGCCGCAAGGACGAAGCGCTGCAGTGGTTCCTGCACGCCGCCCGTGCCGACATCGAGGGCGTCACCGACGCCGAAGAGCGCGTCACGGAATTGTCCTGA
- a CDS encoding HAD-IIA family hydrolase yields the protein MTSLAQQHDCLLLDLDGTVFRGHEPTPGAVETLAAIESRILFVTNNASRDADQVAAHLCDLGFTAGAGDVVTSAQSAARLLADQLPADAKVLVVGTDALAGEVAAVGLTPVRQWSDEPVAVVQGHSPDTGWSDLAEAALAIRSGALWIAANIDKTLPSERGLLPGNGSMVAAMRTATDRDPQVAGKPAPALMRDALARGRFDRPLVVGDRLDTDIAGANAAQLPSLMVLCGVNNAEDAIWAVPGERPTYLAEDLRALTGGDAEARRVAPHPGWQVDVDDAAVTLRSTGAEPGNALSAVRAVAAAVWAADADRRPVRVADDASRQAVQRWSLVCAAID from the coding sequence GTGACCAGCCTTGCGCAGCAGCATGATTGCCTGCTGCTCGATCTCGACGGCACGGTGTTCCGGGGCCATGAGCCCACACCCGGCGCCGTCGAGACGCTCGCCGCGATCGAGTCGCGCATTCTGTTCGTCACCAACAACGCCTCCCGCGACGCCGATCAGGTCGCCGCGCACCTGTGCGACCTCGGCTTCACCGCGGGCGCAGGCGACGTCGTCACCAGCGCCCAGAGCGCGGCGCGGCTGCTGGCCGACCAATTGCCTGCCGACGCCAAGGTGTTGGTGGTGGGCACCGACGCGCTGGCGGGCGAGGTCGCCGCGGTCGGTCTGACGCCGGTCCGGCAGTGGTCCGACGAGCCCGTCGCCGTGGTGCAAGGGCATTCGCCGGACACCGGCTGGTCCGACCTGGCCGAGGCGGCACTGGCCATCCGGTCGGGTGCGCTGTGGATCGCCGCCAACATCGACAAGACCCTGCCCTCGGAGCGGGGCCTGCTGCCCGGCAACGGTTCGATGGTCGCCGCGATGCGCACCGCCACCGACCGCGACCCCCAGGTGGCCGGCAAGCCGGCTCCGGCACTGATGCGGGACGCATTGGCCCGCGGGCGCTTCGATCGGCCGCTGGTCGTCGGGGACCGCCTCGACACCGACATCGCCGGCGCCAACGCCGCGCAGCTGCCCAGCCTGATGGTGCTGTGCGGGGTCAACAACGCCGAGGACGCGATCTGGGCAGTGCCCGGCGAGCGCCCGACCTACCTTGCCGAAGACCTCCGAGCGCTGACCGGCGGAGATGCGGAGGCGCGGCGGGTGGCTCCGCATCCCGGTTGGCAGGTCGACGTCGACGACGCCGCGGTGACGCTGCGCTCCACGGGAGCCGAGCCCGGCAACGCGCTGTCGGCCGTGCGCGCCGTCGCGGCGGCGGTCTGGGCCGCGGATGCGGACCGCCGGCCGGTCCGGGTCGCGGACGACGCGTCCCGACAGGCCGTGCAGCGGTGGTCGCTGGTCTGCGCCGCCATCGACTAG
- a CDS encoding TlyA family RNA methyltransferase, whose product MTRRARVDAELVRRGLARSRQQAAELIGAGRVRVDGMPAAKPATAIAVTANLTVEGDTDSWVSRGAHKLIGALDAFGLSVAGRRCLDAGASTGGFTEVLLARDAREVVAVDVGYGQLAWSLRTDERVTVMERTNVRELTQEAIGGPVDLIVADLSFISLATVLPALTSCASPGADIVPMVKPQFEVGKERVGAGGVVSDPELRVDAVLSVARRAAELHWPAVAVTASPLPGPAGNVEYFLDLRTPGEHSLQGDDLVAAVRRAVDEGPQ is encoded by the coding sequence GTGACGCGTCGCGCACGTGTTGACGCCGAACTGGTCCGGCGGGGGCTCGCCCGGTCGCGCCAGCAGGCCGCCGAGCTGATAGGCGCCGGCCGGGTCCGCGTCGACGGCATGCCCGCGGCCAAACCCGCCACCGCGATCGCGGTGACCGCCAATCTGACCGTCGAGGGCGACACCGATTCGTGGGTGTCACGAGGGGCGCACAAACTGATCGGTGCGCTGGATGCGTTCGGGCTGTCCGTCGCCGGCCGCCGCTGTCTGGACGCAGGCGCCTCGACCGGCGGATTCACCGAGGTGCTGCTGGCCCGTGACGCCCGCGAGGTGGTCGCCGTCGACGTCGGCTACGGCCAGTTGGCCTGGTCGTTGCGCACCGACGAGCGGGTGACGGTGATGGAACGCACCAACGTCCGCGAACTCACCCAAGAGGCCATCGGCGGGCCGGTCGACCTGATCGTGGCCGACCTGTCGTTCATCTCGCTGGCGACCGTGCTGCCCGCACTGACATCGTGCGCGTCACCCGGCGCGGATATCGTTCCCATGGTGAAACCTCAGTTCGAGGTCGGCAAGGAGCGGGTCGGTGCCGGCGGTGTGGTGTCAGACCCGGAGTTGCGGGTCGACGCGGTGCTGTCGGTCGCGCGCCGGGCCGCGGAGTTGCACTGGCCTGCCGTCGCGGTGACCGCGAGCCCGCTGCCCGGACCGGCAGGCAACGTGGAGTACTTCCTGGATTTGCGCACCCCCGGCGAACATTCGTTGCAGGGGGACGATTTGGTGGCCGCGGTGCGCCGCGCGGTGGACGAGGGGCCGCAATGA
- a CDS encoding NAD kinase, with product MTERTILLVVHTGREEVTEVARRCEKVLGDNGIGLRVLSAEAVDRGPVHLAPDDMRALGVEIEVVDVEESAAEGCELVLVLGGDGTFLRAAELARNAEIPVLGVNLGKIGFLAEAEAEAIDAVLDHIIRCDYRVEHRMTLDVAVRAGGELLDRGWALNEASLEKGPRLGVLGVVLEVDGRPVSSFGCDGVLVSSPTGSTAYAFSAGGPVLWPDLEAILVVPNNAHALFARPMVTSPEALIAIEIEASGDDALVFCDGRRDMVVPAGGRLEVTRCATPLKWVRLDSAPFTDRLVRKFRLPVTGWRGQ from the coding sequence ATGACCGAACGCACCATTCTGCTCGTCGTGCACACAGGCCGCGAAGAAGTGACCGAGGTAGCCCGCCGCTGCGAGAAAGTGCTGGGCGACAACGGGATCGGCCTGCGTGTGCTGTCGGCCGAGGCTGTCGACCGAGGCCCGGTCCACCTCGCGCCCGACGACATGCGCGCACTCGGCGTCGAAATCGAGGTGGTCGACGTCGAGGAGAGCGCCGCCGAGGGATGCGAGCTGGTGCTGGTGCTCGGCGGCGACGGCACGTTCCTGCGGGCTGCCGAACTGGCGCGCAACGCCGAGATCCCGGTGCTCGGGGTCAACCTGGGCAAGATCGGGTTCCTGGCCGAAGCCGAGGCCGAGGCCATCGACGCCGTGCTCGACCACATCATCAGGTGTGACTACCGGGTCGAGCACCGGATGACGCTCGACGTCGCGGTCCGCGCCGGCGGAGAGTTGCTCGACCGCGGATGGGCGCTCAACGAGGCGAGCCTGGAGAAGGGGCCGCGGCTGGGTGTGCTCGGCGTGGTGCTCGAGGTGGACGGTCGGCCGGTGTCGTCGTTCGGCTGCGACGGCGTGCTGGTGTCCTCGCCCACGGGGTCCACGGCCTACGCGTTCTCGGCGGGCGGCCCGGTGCTGTGGCCGGATCTGGAGGCCATCCTGGTGGTGCCCAACAACGCGCACGCGCTGTTCGCCCGCCCGATGGTGACCAGTCCCGAGGCGCTGATCGCCATCGAGATCGAGGCCAGCGGTGACGACGCGCTGGTGTTCTGCGACGGCCGGCGGGACATGGTCGTGCCGGCAGGCGGCCGCCTGGAGGTCACCCGGTGCGCCACCCCGCTGAAGTGGGTGCGGCTGGACAGCGCGCCGTTCACGGATCGGCTGGTGCGCAAGTTCCGGCTGCCGGTCACGGGGTGGCGCGGACAGTAG
- the recN gene encoding DNA repair protein RecN, with product MLNEIRIEALGAISAATAEFDGGLTVLTGETGAGKTMVVTGLHLLGGARADATKVRSGAERAVVEGRFTTAELGGAVAAQVDDILDSSGAERDDDGSIIAARSVSRDGPSRAYLGGRSVPAKSLSGFTNELLTLHGQNDQLRLMRPDEQRGALDRYADVTAQLERYRTAREAWLEAKRDLDDRRRRAREMVQEADRLQFALNEIDVVAPQPGEDEALVADIRRLSELDALRDAVETARTALSGDGDDGFSASHAVGQARTALEGTDDVPLKTLAEQLGSALAVLVDVSGELGHYLSELPTDTSTLETKLARQAELRTLTRKYAADVDGVLEWAAQARDRLAQLDVSEEALAGLERRVGELQAKVAAAAQDLTKVRVKAAKGLSKAVTAELAGLAMAGAQFAISVSPLPARADDTAPLPLPSGATVHAGRDGADAVEFGFAAHGGSDLLPLSKSASGGELSRVMLALEVVLSASTEGTTMVFDEVDAGVGGRAAVQIGRRLARLARTHQVIVVTHLPQVAAYADVHLVVEGAAGRADGKGKAKSSGVRRLQEEDRVAELARMLAGLGESDSGRAHARDLLDAARKDRDAPA from the coding sequence GTGCTCAACGAAATCCGAATCGAGGCGCTGGGTGCGATCAGCGCGGCGACTGCCGAGTTCGACGGCGGCCTGACTGTGCTGACCGGCGAGACCGGCGCGGGCAAGACGATGGTCGTCACCGGTCTGCACCTTCTCGGGGGTGCGCGCGCCGACGCGACCAAGGTGCGTTCCGGCGCGGAGCGCGCCGTCGTCGAGGGCCGGTTCACCACCGCCGAACTCGGGGGCGCGGTGGCCGCGCAGGTCGACGACATCCTCGATTCCTCGGGGGCCGAACGCGACGACGACGGCAGCATCATCGCTGCCCGCTCGGTGAGCCGCGACGGGCCGTCGCGGGCCTACCTCGGTGGCCGCAGCGTGCCGGCGAAGTCGTTGAGCGGCTTCACCAACGAACTGCTCACCCTGCACGGCCAGAACGACCAGCTGCGCCTGATGCGGCCCGACGAGCAGCGCGGCGCGCTGGACCGCTACGCCGACGTGACCGCTCAGCTCGAGCGCTACCGCACCGCGCGTGAGGCCTGGCTGGAGGCCAAGCGCGACCTCGACGACCGCAGGCGGCGCGCCCGGGAGATGGTGCAGGAAGCCGACCGTCTGCAGTTCGCGCTGAACGAGATCGACGTCGTCGCGCCGCAGCCGGGGGAGGACGAGGCGCTGGTCGCCGACATCCGCCGGCTGTCCGAACTCGACGCGCTGCGCGATGCGGTCGAGACCGCCAGGACGGCGCTCTCGGGGGACGGCGACGACGGGTTCTCCGCGTCCCACGCGGTCGGTCAGGCACGGACGGCGCTCGAGGGCACCGACGACGTCCCGCTCAAGACGCTGGCCGAGCAGCTCGGCAGCGCGCTGGCCGTGCTGGTCGACGTGTCCGGCGAACTGGGCCACTATCTGAGTGAACTCCCCACCGACACAAGCACTCTGGAAACCAAGCTGGCGCGTCAGGCCGAGCTGCGGACGCTGACGCGGAAGTACGCCGCCGACGTCGACGGGGTACTCGAGTGGGCCGCGCAGGCCCGCGACCGGCTCGCCCAGCTCGACGTGTCCGAGGAGGCCCTGGCCGGCCTGGAGCGCCGGGTGGGGGAGTTGCAGGCCAAGGTGGCTGCGGCGGCGCAGGACCTGACCAAGGTGCGGGTCAAGGCCGCCAAGGGATTGTCGAAGGCGGTGACCGCCGAACTGGCCGGTCTGGCGATGGCGGGCGCGCAGTTCGCGATCTCGGTCAGCCCGCTGCCCGCCCGCGCCGACGACACCGCGCCGCTGCCGTTGCCGTCGGGCGCCACCGTGCACGCCGGCCGCGACGGAGCCGACGCTGTGGAGTTCGGGTTCGCTGCGCACGGCGGCTCGGATCTGCTTCCGCTGAGCAAGAGCGCCTCCGGCGGTGAGCTCTCCCGGGTGATGCTGGCCCTCGAGGTGGTGCTGTCCGCGTCGACCGAGGGCACGACCATGGTGTTCGACGAGGTCGACGCCGGCGTCGGGGGCCGGGCGGCGGTGCAGATCGGGCGCCGCCTCGCCCGGTTGGCGCGCACCCATCAGGTCATCGTGGTCACCCACCTGCCCCAGGTCGCCGCATACGCCGACGTGCATCTGGTCGTCGAGGGGGCCGCCGGGCGCGCCGACGGCAAGGGCAAGGCGAAATCCAGCGGGGTGCGCCGCCTGCAGGAGGAAGACCGGGTGGCCGAGCTGGCCAGGATGCTGGCCGGGCTGGGGGAGTCCGACAGCGGCCGCGCGCACGCCCGCGACCTGCTCGACGCCGCGCGAAAGGACCGGGACGCACCGGCGTAA
- the steA gene encoding putative cytokinetic ring protein SteA, whose amino-acid sequence MKMSALLSRNASSRPGITGIARVDRDIDRLLRRVTPGDIVVLDALDLDRVTADALVEANVAAVVNASASISGRYPNLGPEVLVANGIALVDSTGPEVFKKVKDGARIRLNEGGVYSGDRRLALGTVRTDADIHEMMQEAKGGLVAHLEAFAGNTIEFIRSESPLLIDGIGIPDIDVDLNRRHVVIVADEDNAAADLKALKPFIKEYQPVLVGVGSGADILRKAGYRPALIVGDPDKISTEVLRSGAQVVLPADADGHAAGLERIQDLGVGAMTFPAAGSAADLALLLCDHHGASLIVTVGHTASIEEFFDRTRQQSNPSTFLTRMKVGEKLVDAKAVATLYRSRVSGGAVALLVLAMLIAVIATLWVSRADAAVIEWVSQYWNQFLLWAQGLVS is encoded by the coding sequence ATGAAGATGTCAGCGCTGCTGTCCCGTAATGCCAGCTCACGGCCAGGTATCACCGGTATCGCCCGCGTGGACCGCGACATCGATCGGCTCCTCAGACGGGTCACCCCCGGCGACATCGTCGTGCTCGACGCCCTGGACCTGGACCGCGTCACCGCCGACGCCCTGGTCGAGGCCAACGTCGCCGCGGTGGTCAACGCGTCTGCGTCGATCTCGGGCCGCTACCCCAACCTCGGCCCCGAGGTGCTGGTCGCCAACGGCATCGCGCTGGTCGACAGCACCGGGCCCGAGGTCTTCAAGAAGGTCAAGGACGGCGCCCGCATCCGCCTCAACGAGGGCGGCGTCTACTCCGGCGACCGCCGGCTCGCCCTGGGCACCGTGCGCACCGACGCCGACATCCACGAGATGATGCAGGAGGCCAAGGGCGGCCTGGTCGCGCACCTGGAGGCGTTCGCGGGCAACACCATCGAGTTCATCCGCAGTGAGAGCCCGCTGCTGATCGACGGGATCGGCATCCCCGACATCGACGTCGACCTGAACCGCCGCCACGTGGTGATCGTCGCCGACGAGGACAACGCGGCGGCCGACCTCAAGGCGCTCAAGCCGTTCATCAAGGAGTACCAGCCGGTCCTCGTCGGTGTCGGCAGCGGCGCCGACATCCTGCGCAAGGCCGGCTACCGGCCGGCGCTGATCGTCGGCGACCCCGACAAGATCAGCACCGAGGTGCTGCGCAGCGGCGCCCAGGTGGTGCTGCCCGCCGACGCCGACGGCCATGCCGCCGGACTGGAGCGCATCCAGGACCTCGGCGTGGGCGCGATGACGTTCCCGGCGGCGGGATCCGCGGCGGACCTCGCGCTGCTGCTGTGCGACCACCACGGCGCCTCGCTGATCGTCACCGTGGGCCACACGGCCAGCATCGAGGAGTTCTTCGACCGCACCCGCCAGCAGAGCAACCCGTCGACCTTCCTGACCCGGATGAAGGTCGGGGAGAAGCTCGTCGACGCCAAGGCCGTCGCCACGCTGTACCGCAGCCGTGTCTCCGGCGGCGCCGTCGCGTTGCTGGTGCTGGCCATGCTGATCGCGGTGATCGCCACGCTGTGGGTGTCGCGCGCCGACGCCGCGGTGATCGAATGGGTGTCCCAGTACTGGAATCAGTTCCTGCTCTGGGCCCAGGGTCTGGTCTCGTAG
- a CDS encoding copper transporter, whose translation MISLRSHAISLAAVFLALAIGVGLGSGLLSNTVLSGMRADKQEMQQQVDTLTGERNALNEKLRAAGDFDAQVAPRILRDGLGGKSVVIFRTPDAADDDVDGLIRLIGQAGGTVSGTVGLTQQFVEANAAEKLLSVVNSPILPAGAQLSTTTVDQGSQAGDLLGIALLNDRDPRTPPVDDAQRGTVLDALRDTGFVTYDTTRIGAADTALVVTGGPLGDDAGNRGSTVARFASGLAPHGFGTVLVGRDGSATGAAAVAVTRSDAAMKNAVSTVDDIGSESGRITSVLALGALINGARPDQFGIGPGATSVTVPQ comes from the coding sequence ATGATCTCGCTGCGTTCCCACGCCATCTCGCTGGCCGCCGTGTTCCTGGCACTGGCGATCGGTGTCGGCCTGGGCTCGGGCCTGCTGTCCAACACTGTGCTGTCGGGCATGCGCGCCGACAAGCAGGAGATGCAGCAACAGGTCGACACGCTGACCGGCGAACGTAACGCGCTCAACGAGAAGCTGCGCGCGGCGGGCGATTTCGACGCCCAGGTGGCGCCGCGCATTCTGCGCGACGGTCTGGGCGGCAAGTCGGTGGTGATCTTCCGGACCCCCGACGCCGCCGACGACGACGTCGACGGGCTCATCCGGCTGATCGGTCAGGCGGGCGGCACGGTCAGCGGCACGGTCGGTCTGACGCAGCAGTTCGTCGAGGCGAACGCGGCGGAGAAACTGCTCTCGGTGGTCAACTCGCCGATCCTGCCCGCGGGCGCCCAGCTGAGCACCACGACGGTCGACCAGGGCTCGCAGGCGGGCGACCTTCTGGGTATCGCACTGCTCAACGACAGGGATCCCAGGACCCCGCCCGTCGACGACGCCCAGCGCGGCACCGTGCTGGACGCGCTGCGCGACACGGGCTTCGTGACGTACGACACGACACGCATCGGCGCGGCCGACACCGCACTCGTGGTCACCGGCGGCCCGCTCGGCGACGACGCCGGAAACCGCGGCTCGACGGTCGCGCGGTTCGCCTCCGGACTCGCTCCGCACGGTTTCGGCACCGTTCTGGTCGGGCGCGACGGATCGGCCACCGGAGCCGCCGCAGTGGCGGTGACCAGGTCGGACGCCGCGATGAAGAACGCGGTCAGCACCGTGGACGACATCGGCAGCGAATCCGGGCGCATCACCTCGGTGCTCGCCCTGGGCGCGCTGATCAACGGCGCCCGGCCGGATCAGTTCGGCATCGGCCCGGGAGCGACCTCGGTCACGGTGCCGCAGTAG
- a CDS encoding CTP synthase, whose product MPALRKHPQTATKHLFVTGGVVSSLGKGLTASSLGQLLTARGLQVTMQKLDPYLNVDPGTMNPFQHGEVFVTEDGAETDLDVGHYERFLDRNLSGSANVTTGQVYSQVIAKERRGEYLGDTVQVIPHITDEIKRRILAMDDADDQGNRPDVIITEIGGTVGDIESLPFLEAARQVRHEVGRENCFFLHCSLVPYMAPSGELKTKPTQHSVAALRSIGITPDALILRCDRDVPEALKNKIALMCDVDIDGCISTPDAPSIYDIPKVLHREELDAYVVRRLNLPFRDVDWTQWNDLLLRVHEPRETVRIALVGKYIDLSDAYLSVAEAIRAGGFAHHAKVEMRWIASDDCETDASAAAALADIDGVLIPGGFGIRGIEGKIGAIRYARKRGLPVLGLCLGLQCIVIEAARSVGVTEANSAEFDPATPDPVISTMADQRDVVAGEADLGGTMRLGAYPAVLEPDSIVAQAYESTEVSERHRHRYEVNNAYRDRISESGLRFSGTSPDGHLVEFVEYPPEVHPFLVGTQAHPELKSRPTRPHPLFVAFVGASLDYKNAERLPVEMPEIPEHEMNANGAEHTLEDAPARG is encoded by the coding sequence TTGCCAGCGTTACGCAAGCACCCGCAAACGGCCACCAAGCACCTCTTCGTCACTGGTGGTGTGGTGTCGTCACTCGGCAAAGGTCTCACGGCGTCCAGCCTGGGCCAGCTGTTGACGGCGCGGGGCCTGCAGGTGACGATGCAGAAACTCGATCCCTATCTGAACGTCGACCCGGGAACGATGAACCCGTTCCAGCACGGCGAGGTGTTCGTCACCGAGGACGGTGCCGAGACCGACCTCGACGTCGGCCACTACGAGCGCTTCCTGGACCGGAACCTGTCCGGGTCGGCCAATGTCACCACCGGACAGGTCTATTCGCAGGTCATCGCCAAGGAGCGGCGCGGTGAGTACCTCGGCGACACCGTCCAGGTGATCCCGCACATCACCGACGAGATCAAGCGCCGCATCCTGGCGATGGACGACGCCGACGACCAGGGCAACCGGCCCGACGTGATCATCACCGAGATCGGCGGCACCGTCGGCGACATCGAATCGCTGCCGTTCCTGGAGGCCGCCCGGCAGGTCCGCCACGAGGTGGGCCGGGAGAACTGCTTCTTCCTGCACTGCTCGCTGGTGCCGTACATGGCGCCCTCCGGTGAGCTCAAGACCAAGCCGACGCAGCACTCGGTCGCTGCGCTGCGCAGCATCGGCATCACGCCCGACGCGCTGATCCTGCGGTGTGACCGGGACGTGCCCGAGGCGCTGAAGAACAAGATCGCGCTGATGTGCGACGTCGACATCGACGGCTGCATCTCCACCCCGGACGCGCCGTCCATCTACGACATCCCGAAGGTGCTGCACCGCGAGGAACTCGACGCCTACGTGGTCCGGAGGCTGAACCTGCCGTTCCGCGACGTCGACTGGACCCAGTGGAACGATCTGCTGCTCCGGGTCCATGAACCGCGCGAGACTGTGCGAATCGCGTTGGTGGGCAAGTACATCGACCTGTCCGACGCCTACCTGTCGGTCGCCGAGGCGATCCGGGCCGGCGGCTTCGCCCACCACGCCAAGGTCGAGATGCGCTGGATCGCCTCCGACGACTGCGAGACCGACGCGTCGGCCGCGGCCGCGCTGGCCGACATCGACGGGGTGCTCATCCCCGGCGGGTTCGGCATCCGCGGTATCGAGGGCAAGATCGGGGCCATCCGGTATGCGCGCAAGCGCGGACTGCCCGTACTCGGCCTGTGCCTGGGCCTGCAGTGCATCGTCATCGAGGCCGCACGGTCGGTGGGGGTGACGGAGGCCAACTCCGCCGAGTTCGACCCCGCCACCCCGGACCCGGTCATCTCCACGATGGCCGACCAGCGCGACGTGGTCGCCGGCGAGGCCGACCTCGGCGGCACGATGCGGCTGGGTGCCTACCCGGCCGTGCTGGAGCCGGATTCGATTGTCGCGCAAGCCTACGAATCCACCGAGGTGTCCGAGCGGCACCGGCACCGCTACGAGGTGAACAACGCCTACCGGGACCGGATCTCCGAGAGCGGGTTGCGGTTCTCGGGTACCTCGCCCGACGGACACCTGGTGGAGTTCGTCGAGTATCCGCCCGAGGTGCACCCGTTCCTGGTGGGCACCCAGGCCCACCCGGAACTCAAGAGCCGGCCCACCCGGCCCCACCCGCTGTTCGTCGCGTTCGTCGGTGCGTCGTTGGACTACAAGAACGCCGAACGGCTGCCGGTGGAGATGCCCGAGATCCCCGAGCACGAAATGAACGCCAACGGCGCCGAGCACACACTCGAGGACGCCCCGGCTCGTGGGTGA
- a CDS encoding NUDIX hydrolase, translated as MGDGDRGRHEFTTVSSETIHVGKILAMRADEVRMPGGGTARREVVEHFGAVAIVALDDDGRIVLIQQYRHAFGRRLWELPAGLLDYGGEPPHETAARELVEEAGLAARHWATLVDLDSAPGFCDESVRVFLATGLSEVDRPEAHDEEADLTLERVDLPDAVARVFSGDIVNSIAVAGILAAHTVPDVSALRPVDAPWVDRPRTFARRMGHL; from the coding sequence GTGGGTGACGGTGATCGCGGGCGTCACGAGTTCACCACCGTCTCCTCGGAGACCATCCACGTCGGGAAGATCCTGGCAATGCGCGCCGACGAGGTGCGTATGCCCGGCGGCGGTACGGCGCGGCGCGAGGTCGTCGAGCACTTCGGCGCGGTCGCGATCGTCGCACTCGACGACGACGGCCGCATCGTGCTGATCCAGCAGTACCGGCACGCGTTCGGCCGCCGGCTGTGGGAGCTGCCCGCCGGTCTGCTGGATTACGGCGGTGAACCGCCGCACGAGACCGCGGCGCGCGAGCTGGTCGAAGAGGCCGGCCTGGCGGCACGCCACTGGGCGACCCTGGTCGATCTCGACTCGGCACCGGGATTCTGCGACGAGAGTGTGCGGGTGTTCCTGGCCACCGGGCTCAGCGAGGTGGACCGGCCTGAGGCCCACGACGAGGAAGCCGATCTGACCCTGGAGCGCGTCGACCTCCCCGACGCCGTGGCCAGGGTGTTCTCCGGGGACATCGTCAACTCGATCGCGGTGGCCGGGATCCTGGCCGCGCACACGGTGCCGGACGTCTCGGCGCTGCGTCCCGTCGACGCGCCGTGGGTGGACCGGCCCCGGACGTTCGCCCGCCGGATGGGACATCTGTGA